In the genome of Leptospira dzoumogneensis, one region contains:
- a CDS encoding tyrosine recombinase XerC: MSEYAVKLPQFPSEILNSAASRFYEYLRVEKNYSQNTLNAYLLDLKSFFEFCLQEQIEIYQLESVDVRSYFAFLSKNQGLDRRTQSRKLSSLRTFYKVLLKDNLVPGNPILSVSFPKTRKQVPKNFRIEETESILDYEYENENASEILNIRDKAILEVLYSSGLRVFELVDATLVQLSADHTILKVLGKRRKERYVYLGKEAIKSLNEYLDVRPRFRPRSDEIFLNQKGNKLTTRGVRYILNERRKRMGWEKPITPHKFRHTFATDLLDAGADIRAVQELLGHSSLSTTQVYLSVSKEKIKEVYRKAHPHARLDKSK; the protein is encoded by the coding sequence GTGAGCGAATACGCGGTCAAACTTCCCCAATTTCCTTCTGAAATCCTGAATTCTGCCGCCTCTCGTTTTTATGAATATCTGAGAGTGGAAAAAAATTATTCCCAAAATACTCTCAACGCTTATCTCCTAGATCTGAAATCATTCTTCGAATTCTGCCTGCAAGAACAGATAGAAATCTACCAATTAGAATCCGTGGACGTTCGTTCTTATTTTGCATTCCTTTCTAAAAACCAAGGATTGGACAGAAGGACCCAAAGTAGAAAGCTCTCCAGCCTTAGGACATTCTACAAAGTATTATTAAAAGATAATTTAGTTCCTGGAAATCCTATCCTTTCTGTAAGTTTTCCTAAAACGAGAAAACAAGTCCCTAAAAATTTCAGGATAGAAGAGACCGAAAGTATTTTGGATTATGAATACGAGAATGAGAACGCATCCGAGATACTAAACATCAGAGATAAAGCGATCTTAGAAGTTTTATATTCTTCTGGTCTCAGGGTTTTCGAGTTAGTCGATGCGACTCTGGTACAATTATCCGCAGACCATACTATCTTAAAGGTCCTAGGTAAAAGAAGAAAGGAAAGATACGTATATTTAGGAAAAGAAGCCATCAAAAGTCTAAATGAATACTTGGATGTGCGTCCTAGATTTCGTCCCAGATCCGATGAAATTTTTCTGAACCAAAAGGGAAATAAACTGACGACCAGAGGGGTTCGTTATATTTTGAACGAGAGAAGGAAAAGAATGGGATGGGAGAAACCCATTACCCCCCATAAATTCCGTCATACGTTCGCAACGGACTTACTCGATGCCGGCGCAGATATCCGCGCAGTCCAAGAGCTTTTGGGGCATTCCTCTCTATCCACCACCCAGGTTTACCTGAGCGTGAGTAAGGAAAAGATCAAAGAGGTCTACCGAAAGGCTCACCCACATGCAAGACTCGATAAATCCAAATAA
- the hslV gene encoding ATP-dependent protease subunit HslV: MQDSINPNKIHATTILCVRKGGKVAIAGDGQVSFGNTVMKNTARKVRKLYSDKIVSGFAGSAADAFTLFELFEKKVQEFGGSLSRSAVELAREWRSDRALRRLEAMLIVADKDESFLVSGTGDVISPDDGILAIGSGGNYALSAARALYNHTNLEPSQIVKEAMNIAADICIYTNHNIIVEEIGQ; encoded by the coding sequence ATGCAAGACTCGATAAATCCAAATAAAATACATGCAACCACGATACTATGCGTTCGCAAAGGCGGAAAAGTAGCGATCGCAGGTGACGGACAGGTTTCTTTCGGGAACACCGTCATGAAAAACACCGCAAGAAAAGTCAGGAAACTTTACTCCGATAAAATTGTCTCAGGCTTTGCCGGTTCCGCAGCGGACGCATTCACTCTATTCGAATTATTCGAAAAAAAAGTGCAGGAATTCGGAGGAAGTCTTTCCAGATCCGCGGTCGAACTTGCCAGAGAATGGAGATCCGACAGAGCACTTCGAAGATTAGAAGCAATGCTAATCGTAGCCGACAAGGACGAATCCTTTTTAGTTTCCGGAACTGGAGATGTGATCTCACCTGATGACGGGATTTTAGCGATCGGCTCCGGAGGGAATTATGCACTCTCCGCAGCAAGAGCATTGTACAATCATACAAATTTGGAACCTTCTCAGATCGTAAAAGAAGCCATGAATATAGCCGCAGATATTTGTATATACACAAATCATAATATAATTGTAGAGGAAATCGGACAATGA
- the hslU gene encoding ATP-dependent protease ATPase subunit HslU, with product MSEFLPQTGEIKLGDDELTPRQIVSKLDEHIIGQKNAKKAVAIALRNRTRRRKLDPELREEIYPKNIIMIGPTGVGKTEIARRLSKLCGAPFLKVESTKFTEVGYVGRDVESIIRDLAMVSLNLVKQEFRKEVEAKAKERAEEALLDILLPFPAKTSIADPHPPSIGFSTNEAEEEREKRFSETRETMRKKLKTGKLNEQIIEIDIPQAGPQGLPMLQVFGAGNMEDLDNHIQNVLGDLMPKKQKKRKLPITEALKVLEEAEAEKLLDPDKVQREAQKRVEEMGIVFLDEIDKIASREGRAGADVSREGVQRDLLPIVEGATVNTKIGPIVTDHILFIAAGAFHMSKPSDLIPELQGRFPIRVELEKLSMEDFEKILTAPRSSLVKQYQALLETDGIKIDFAPDGIKEIAKMAYDMNEKHENIGARRLNTIMERLLEDLSFEGPDLPEDQRSLTIDKKAVESKLKGIVEDKDLSRYIL from the coding sequence ATGAGCGAATTCCTTCCCCAAACCGGCGAGATCAAATTAGGAGATGATGAACTCACTCCGAGACAGATCGTTTCCAAACTAGACGAACATATCATAGGACAAAAGAACGCCAAAAAAGCGGTTGCGATCGCACTTCGAAACAGGACAAGACGCAGAAAACTAGATCCTGAATTAAGAGAGGAGATTTATCCTAAAAATATAATCATGATCGGGCCCACAGGAGTGGGAAAAACGGAGATCGCAAGAAGACTTTCCAAACTATGCGGCGCTCCCTTCTTAAAAGTAGAAAGTACGAAATTTACGGAAGTAGGTTACGTAGGCAGAGACGTAGAAAGTATTATTAGAGATCTTGCAATGGTTTCTCTGAATTTAGTGAAACAAGAATTCAGAAAAGAAGTAGAGGCAAAAGCCAAAGAAAGAGCGGAAGAAGCTCTGTTGGATATACTACTTCCATTTCCGGCCAAAACTTCCATCGCAGATCCTCATCCACCTTCTATAGGATTTTCCACAAACGAAGCGGAAGAAGAGAGAGAGAAAAGATTTTCCGAAACTCGTGAGACCATGAGAAAAAAACTAAAAACCGGAAAACTGAACGAACAAATTATAGAGATAGATATTCCACAGGCAGGCCCGCAGGGACTTCCTATGCTGCAAGTATTCGGCGCAGGGAATATGGAAGATCTAGACAATCATATCCAAAATGTTTTAGGCGATCTAATGCCTAAAAAACAGAAAAAAAGAAAATTACCTATCACCGAAGCGCTCAAAGTTTTAGAAGAAGCGGAAGCAGAAAAACTTTTAGATCCGGACAAGGTACAAAGAGAAGCCCAAAAACGTGTAGAAGAAATGGGCATAGTTTTCTTAGACGAAATAGACAAGATCGCAAGCAGAGAAGGTAGAGCAGGCGCGGATGTTTCTAGAGAGGGAGTACAAAGAGACTTACTTCCAATCGTAGAAGGTGCAACTGTAAACACTAAGATCGGCCCGATCGTAACGGATCATATTCTGTTTATCGCGGCGGGTGCATTCCATATGTCTAAACCTTCCGATCTTATCCCAGAATTACAGGGACGTTTTCCGATCCGAGTAGAGCTCGAAAAATTATCCATGGAAGATTTCGAAAAGATCTTAACCGCTCCTAGATCTTCTCTAGTCAAACAATACCAGGCATTACTCGAAACAGATGGGATCAAAATAGACTTCGCACCGGATGGGATCAAAGAGATCGCGAAGATGGCCTATGACATGAATGAAAAACATGAAAATATAGGCGCTCGCAGGCTAAACACCATCATGGAAAGACTCTTAGAAGATCTAAGCTTCGAAGGCCCGGATTTACCGGAAGACCAGCGAAGCCTGACCATAGACAAAAAAGCAGTCGAATCCAAACTTAAAGGGATCGTAGAAGATAAAGACCTAAGCCGTTACATTTTATAA
- a CDS encoding lipoyl domain-containing protein, with amino-acid sequence MASKTEDFELITPDLGDTDKIELVRWNFQLGDRINEGSEVCELVTDKASFPMESPINGILARIDREKGSIIKKGEILGMIRRNVSE; translated from the coding sequence ATGGCATCAAAAACCGAAGATTTCGAACTGATCACTCCCGACTTGGGAGACACCGACAAAATCGAACTAGTTCGATGGAATTTTCAGTTGGGAGACAGGATCAATGAAGGTTCGGAAGTCTGCGAATTAGTCACAGACAAAGCTTCCTTTCCGATGGAATCACCGATTAACGGAATATTAGCGAGAATCGACAGAGAGAAAGGTTCCATCATCAAAAAAGGAGAAATTTTGGGAATGATCCGGAGGAATGTTTCCGAGTGA
- a CDS encoding metallophosphoesterase family protein has protein sequence MKLVHLSDLHFPVELPFTSLKGKMIPGYLNYTFRRRKKYPISLWNAIVRKVKSLNPDAIVISGDITNVSHWKEYDESKKILEPVLGDKTFMIPGNHDRYTDLAAGKKGSDLPYYEKFFSPWMGESIPLQNGYLRIKKIGKLALVGWDSNMPLSVLNAYGYVGEEIVHSTLEYLEKEKLDQYILICHHPIWNPPERQESSGHKMKNREEIAEILKKRPPLAYLHGHVHTNWVKYPDPQKPYYVINSASSTRISDQKHQSGFHLMEWNKTELNIKRFSFSNEEGEFTETQTISYQEKETNGR, from the coding sequence GTGAAATTGGTCCATTTATCGGACCTGCATTTTCCCGTAGAACTTCCTTTCACTAGTCTGAAGGGCAAGATGATCCCGGGATATTTAAACTATACCTTTCGGCGTAGGAAAAAATATCCGATCTCTCTCTGGAATGCAATCGTTCGAAAAGTAAAATCCCTCAATCCGGATGCGATCGTTATCTCCGGAGACATCACAAACGTATCTCATTGGAAAGAATACGACGAGTCCAAAAAGATCCTAGAGCCCGTACTCGGCGACAAAACATTCATGATCCCAGGAAATCATGATCGTTATACGGATCTAGCCGCAGGAAAAAAAGGATCAGATCTTCCTTATTACGAAAAATTTTTCTCTCCTTGGATGGGAGAAAGTATCCCACTTCAAAACGGCTATCTTCGGATCAAAAAAATAGGAAAACTAGCTCTCGTAGGCTGGGACTCTAATATGCCACTCTCCGTATTAAACGCATACGGATACGTAGGGGAAGAAATAGTACATTCTACATTGGAATATTTGGAAAAAGAAAAACTGGATCAGTACATTCTGATCTGCCATCATCCCATCTGGAATCCTCCGGAACGCCAGGAAAGCTCCGGTCATAAAATGAAAAACAGGGAAGAAATCGCGGAAATTCTGAAAAAAAGGCCACCTTTAGCCTATTTGCACGGTCATGTACATACGAACTGGGTCAAATATCCGGATCCACAAAAACCATACTATGTGATCAATTCCGCATCCAGTACAAGGATCTCAGACCAAAAACACCAAAGCGGTTTCCATCTGATGGAATGGAACAAAACGGAATTAAATATCAAAAGATTCTCTTTTTCTAATGAAGAAGGTGAATTCACAGAAACACAAACGATCTCATACCAAGAAAAGGAAACAAATGGCCGGTAA